Sequence from the Lentilitoribacter sp. Alg239-R112 genome:
TGACAGCAACCCCAATTCCTCGTACGCTGGTTCTATCTGCTTTTGGTGACATGGATGTCTCGAAATTGACCGAAAAACCTGCCGGACGAAAACCGATTTCAACGGTATCAGTTGATCGAGATCGTCTGCCTCAAATGGTGGATCGCTTACGTGTTGCTACCGCCGACGGTAAAAAAGCCTATTGGATCTGCCCGCTGGTTGAAGATTCTGAACTAAGCGATTTAACCTCTGCAGAAGCGCGAGCAGAGGAGCTGCAACGTGCCTTGCCCGATGTGCCTGTCGGTCTTGTTCATGGTCGGATGAAAGGTGATGAAAAAGACGACGCCATGGAAGCGTTTAAACGCGGTGATACGCGTATTTTGGTCGCAACAACTGTCATAGAAGTCGGTGTTGATGTGCCAGATGCTACAATCATTGTGATCGAACATGCCGAACGTTTTGGCCTTGCACAACTGCACCAACTACGCGGACGTGTGGGACGCGGAGATGAGGCATCAAGCTGTGTATTATTATTTAAATCACCGCTATCTGAAACTGCACAAGCTCGGCTGAACATATTGCGTGAGACTGAGGATGGGTTTCGCATAGCAGAAGAAGATTTGCGATTGCGTGGTGAAGGCGAACTTTTAGGAACCCGGCAATCCGGTACGCCTGGCTTTCGCATTGCACAATTGGATGCGCACTCTGATTTGCTTGAAATTGCTCGGAATGACGCGCGATACATCATCGAGACCGATGCTTCACTGTCCTCAGAACGTGGTAAAGCCATCAAAATGCTTCTTTATCTGATGCGCCGGGATGAGGCCATTCGGTTCATTCGTGCTGGATAAGAGTGGCTCTTAGTTTTACAAAAAATTTGCTTGAACTTGACTTAATTCGTATTTTTGTTAATTATTTAAATAACGAAGTAAGGAGACTAAATGCAAAATCTATCCAATACTTTTTCTGCCTTAGGCGATAAAACTCGCTTTGCTGTTGTCGAACAATTGCTTAATGAGGGCGAATTAAGCGTCAATGATCTTCAGAAAAATACCACGATATCGCCGCCAGCATTTTCGCGACACCTAAAAGTATTACGCGAGGCGGGTGTCATTCAGCAGCGAATTGATAAACAGAGGCGAATTTATTCAGTTCGTCCAGCCGCTGTTCAGGCTATTCACCGTTGGGTAATTGACCATCAGGAATTTTGGCAAGCAAGTGTTGATCGTCTTGAGGATGCGCTGAATAGTTTCAATCCGGAGAAAGATCTAAAATGAGTGATGTTGTTATTGAAAGAGAATTCAAACAAGCGCCTGATATAGTCTTTGCGTTCCTAACTCAGGTTGAAAACCTTTTAAAATGGTGGGGTCCTGAAGGTATTACGGTTCCCTCCCATGATTTAAGTTTAGGAGAGATTGGTCCATGGTTTTCTGAAATGAAGGGATCCAAGGGCGAAATTTTTAAAGTTAGCGGCGATGTTAAATCGGTTGTTCCGCCTGAATATATTGAATTCACATGGGCATGGCACGATGACAATGACGCAAGAGGTCATGAAAGTCACGTACGTTTTGAAGTTACGCCCTCCCCGAATGGCGGATCAACATTCAAAGTTATTCATACAAATCTTGCTGATGATGAAAGCGCCAAAAATCACATGGGCGGTTGGACATCCAGCATAAACCGTCTTGAAAATGCGCTTGGTTAAAACACAAAAGGAGAATTGAAAATGCCAAAATATGTATTTGCCTATCACGGTGGAAAAACGCCAGAATCAGAAGAGGAAGGTGCTAAAGTAATGGCTGCGTGGACAACGTGGTTTGAACAACTTGGCTCTGCAATTGTTGATGGCGGCGCACCCGTTGGTCAGTCAAAAACCGTATCAATATCTTCTGTAACTGATGATGGTGGAGCAAACCCGATCTCGGGCTACAGCATTATTCAAGCTGATACATTTGATGCGGCTACAGACATGGCCAAAGGGTGTCCGATGGTGATAGATTCTTCGGGCACCGTTGAAGTTGCTGAAATTCACGTAATGTAAATAATGTTGGCGGGCTATGCCCGCCGTACGCCCTACTCTTCAATAATTTTATCTGCGAGGTTTTCTTCATGATCCGGCGAAACGAGCCCCGCTGAGATCACGAGTTTTGCAGCTTCCTCCACATTCATATCCAATAAACGCAAATCCTTGCGCGGTACAAACAGCAAAAATCCAGATGTCGGATTTGGTGTGGTTGGCAAAAAGACTGAAACTGTGTCTTCTTCCTTCAAAATATTCCCCACTTCACCGTGCGTATCTGTTGCAATAAACACAATTGCCCAAAGCCCTTTACGTGGGTATTCAATAATACCAGCTTTAGAGAACGAGCTTTGTCCCTCTGCGAGGACTGTTTCAAATATCTGTTTTAAACCCTTATAAATAGAACGAATTAGCGGCATTCGAGCAAGTATAGATTCTCCGAAGTTTAAAACGGAACGACCAATTAAATTGCGCGTGAAAAAACCAACAATTGTTATCACTAGCAAGGCAAAGATCAGACCTAATCCGGGAATGCCAAATGGCAGATATGTCTCAGGATTATATACTTTAGGAATATAGGGTTTTGCCCATCCATCCACCCAGACAACAAAATTCCAAGTTAAATAAGCGGTTATCACAATGGGCGCGCAAACAATCAGGCCTGTTAGGAAATTGTTACGAAGGCGCGCACCATATGAACGATGTGGCTTTTTTGTATTTTCTTTTACCATTATCTACTCTGTGAGTGTAAATCTTCACCTTGGTAATAGGTACCTTTGGTGCCCTCTACAACACATAAATGGCAGATTTGGTCGAAATGATGTTCTTTGTTCAAAAACATCGCTTCGCAAGTAAAATAAATCGGGCTTTCTTACTCTACAGTTACTGACTTCGCCAAATTTCTAGGCTGATCAACATCAGTCCCCATAAATACAGCTGTATGATATGCAAGCAACTGAATTGGCAGTGAATAGATCATCGGAGAAATGGCTTCTGGTACATCTGGTAAAACAATGGTTGACATTGTTTCAACCGACACTTCCTTTGCGCCACGCTCATCGGTAATGAATATGATTTTTCCACCACGAGCTGCTACTTCCTGCATGTTTGAAACAGTCTTATCAAACAAATCATCATAAGGTGCGATCGTGATAACCGGCATATCTTCATCAATGAGTGCAATTGGCCCGTGTTTAAGTTCGCCAGCGGCATAACCTTCTGCGTGGATGTATGAGATCTCTTTCAGTTTAAGTGCTGCTTCCATTGCGAGCGGGAAATTTGTTCCCCTTCCTAAATAAAGCGCATGATTACACTTGGCAAGTTCGCGAGAGAGATCTTTGATACCATCATCAATGCTTTCAAGCGTGTTATTTGACAGACGTTCGATGCTTGCCATAGAACGCGCGAGTTCTTTTTCTTGTTCATCAGATATCGTGCCGCGAGCACGTCCAGCTGAAATCGCTAAACTTGCAAGCGTTGCCAGCTGGCAGGTAAACGCTTTCGTCGAGGCAACGCCAACTTCGATACCAGCCAATGTTGGAAATATGACATCCGATTCGCGCGCAATTGTAGATTCTGGCACATTGACGATAGAACCGATTTTTACGTTATTTTCTTTGCAGTAGCGAAGGCATGCTAAAGTATCGGCGGTTTCACCAGATTGAGAAATAAAGAAAGCAGCCATATTTCCCGTAAGAGGTAATTCACGATATCTGAACTCTGACGCGACATCTATCTCAACAGGCAATCGGGCATAACGTTCAAACCAGTATTTACCAATTAATCCGGCATAGTAAGCCGTCCCGCATGCAGAAATCGCTAAGCGATCCAAATTTGCAAAATCAATTTCACTTCCGATTGGTTTAAAGCTCTCAGTCGCCATATCCAAATAATGATGTATTGTGCGTGACATGACTTCAGGCTGCTCATGAATTTCCTTCAACATAAAGTGGCGATAATTGCCTTTATCGGCAATCATGGCACTGCCTTGTGACTTTTGTCGTTTGCGTTCAACAATATCACCATTGAGATCATGAACTTCAACGCTTGTATGGGTAATTATGGCCCAATCGCCATCTTCAAGATAAGTGATGTCGTCAGTAAATGATGCGAGTGCAATACTATCTGAACCGATAAACATCTCGCCATCGCCATGCCCAACTGCAAGTGGCGGACCACTACGAGCGCATAGGATCATATCGTCACAATCTTCAAACAACACAGCAAGTGCATATGCGCCCTCAAGACGCTTTAACGCGGCCTGCATTGCCTCTTGTGGTGTCATGTTTTTGGCAAGTAGAGATGAAAAGAGATGGGCAACAACTTCGGTATCTGTCTGGCTTGAAAACTGCGCACCTTGTTCGCTCAGTTCATCACGAAGCGTCGCAAAATTTTCAATTATGCCATTATGAACTACGGCAACACCTTTCGTGAAATGAGGATGCGCATTAGCTACTGTGGGTGCGCCGTGTGTGGCCCATCGCGTATGACCAATTCCAATATTGCCATCCAGCGGGGAATTGCTCAAACAAGATTCAAGATTCACGAGTTTGCCTTCCGCACGGCGGCGGTCGAGTATCCCATTCGCAATTGTTGCGACACCTGCGGAATCATATCCGCGATATTCAAGGCGTTTCAGTGCATCGACCAACTTAGGCGCGACAGAACTTTTACCAACGATACCTACAATTCCACACATTTTTCACTCTCCGGATATGGACGAAATATTGTCCAAATTTATACGATGCATCCCTCATTACGGTGCATCGTGCTTTATTCAATTTATCGTTCTTTTGTGAATCACAATTCGTTACATGATCGTAGCAAAGCTAAATGCAATCAGCTGATTAACCGCGTTTTTTCTTTTTTTCTTCCTTCAGGAGGCGGTTTTTCTCATTAATACGAGCCCCAGCCCCTTCAATGTTGATTTGTTCGACCCTTGCGATAGCCAGTGCATCATTTGGTACTTCTTTATTTGTGATCGTTCCAGTACCAACATAGGCGCCATCACCAATTTTTACGGGTGCGATCAAAGAGGAATTAGAGCCGATGAAGCTATTATTGCCAATTTCAGTCAGATGTTTATTGAAGCCATCGTAATTGCAGGTAATGGTCCCTGCCCCGATATTACTATTACTACCGATTATAGCATCACCGATATATGTCAGGTGATTAATTTTTGAACCTACACCAACATTTGCTTTTTTGACTTCGCAGAAATTGCCGACTTTTACGCGTTCGGAAAGGTTTGCCCCCGGTCGGAGACGTGCAAACGGGCCTATTGAGGCATTTTTGCCAATGCGCGCACCTTCAATGTGGCTAAATGCGTGGATTGTCGTTCCTGTTTCAACTTTCACATCAGGACCGATCCAGACATTCGGTTCGATCAATACGTCAGGCTCGATTTCGGTGTCGTAAGAGAGATAAACAGTGCTAGGATCGATCATGGACACGCCAGAAATCATAAGCTCCTCACGTTTTCTAAGCTGCCATTCGGCTTCGATTTCAGCCAGTTCTGATCTTGTATTACACCCCATCAAATCGCATTCAGGAGCAGAAGTGGCTACAGCCGTTCGGTCAGTACGCTGACATACATCTACAATATCCGTTAGGTAGTATTCACCCTTGGCGTTGTCGTTGCCGATTTCATCAAGTAATTCAAGAGCAATTTTGCCATTAATGCCGATCAAACCACCATTGCAAAACGTAATTTCTCGTTCTGTGTCAGTCGCTTCTTTTTCTTCATGAATAGCGATTAGTTTCCCATTTTTGACAATCATTCGACCATAACCAAATGGGTCTTCTGCTTCGAAACCTGCGACAACGACATCGGCGCCGTTTGCTAATTCTTTGCGAAGATCATCCAAAACTTCTGATTTTATAAGTGGTGCATCGCCAACCAACGCCAAAACATCATCGTAACCCTGTTCGATTTGTGATCGAGCCTGCAATACCGCATGTGCAGTTCCCATCCGCTCTTTTTGTAAATGAGCGCTAACAGGCACTCCATTTTTAGCCACAATTTCAGTCACCTTGTCTGCATCTCGCCCGACAATAATC
This genomic interval carries:
- a CDS encoding metalloregulator ArsR/SmtB family transcription factor; translation: MQNLSNTFSALGDKTRFAVVEQLLNEGELSVNDLQKNTTISPPAFSRHLKVLREAGVIQQRIDKQRRIYSVRPAAVQAIHRWVIDHQEFWQASVDRLEDALNSFNPEKDLK
- a CDS encoding YciI family protein gives rise to the protein MPKYVFAYHGGKTPESEEEGAKVMAAWTTWFEQLGSAIVDGGAPVGQSKTVSISSVTDDGGANPISGYSIIQADTFDAATDMAKGCPMVIDSSGTVEVAEIHVM
- a CDS encoding DUF502 domain-containing protein, whose product is MVKENTKKPHRSYGARLRNNFLTGLIVCAPIVITAYLTWNFVVWVDGWAKPYIPKVYNPETYLPFGIPGLGLIFALLVITIVGFFTRNLIGRSVLNFGESILARMPLIRSIYKGLKQIFETVLAEGQSSFSKAGIIEYPRKGLWAIVFIATDTHGEVGNILKEEDTVSVFLPTTPNPTSGFLLFVPRKDLRLLDMNVEEAAKLVISAGLVSPDHEENLADKIIEE
- the glmS gene encoding glutamine--fructose-6-phosphate transaminase (isomerizing) — translated: MCGIVGIVGKSSVAPKLVDALKRLEYRGYDSAGVATIANGILDRRRAEGKLVNLESCLSNSPLDGNIGIGHTRWATHGAPTVANAHPHFTKGVAVVHNGIIENFATLRDELSEQGAQFSSQTDTEVVAHLFSSLLAKNMTPQEAMQAALKRLEGAYALAVLFEDCDDMILCARSGPPLAVGHGDGEMFIGSDSIALASFTDDITYLEDGDWAIITHTSVEVHDLNGDIVERKRQKSQGSAMIADKGNYRHFMLKEIHEQPEVMSRTIHHYLDMATESFKPIGSEIDFANLDRLAISACGTAYYAGLIGKYWFERYARLPVEIDVASEFRYRELPLTGNMAAFFISQSGETADTLACLRYCKENNVKIGSIVNVPESTIARESDVIFPTLAGIEVGVASTKAFTCQLATLASLAISAGRARGTISDEQEKELARSMASIERLSNNTLESIDDGIKDLSRELAKCNHALYLGRGTNFPLAMEAALKLKEISYIHAEGYAAGELKHGPIALIDEDMPVITIAPYDDLFDKTVSNMQEVAARGGKIIFITDERGAKEVSVETMSTIVLPDVPEAISPMIYSLPIQLLAYHTAVFMGTDVDQPRNLAKSVTVE
- the glmU gene encoding bifunctional UDP-N-acetylglucosamine diphosphorylase/glucosamine-1-phosphate N-acetyltransferase GlmU, translated to MSRSCLAIILAAGDSSRMKSSKSKVLHKIGGLPIISHIVDTAGIAGVDHVSIIVGRDADKVTEIVAKNGVPVSAHLQKERMGTAHAVLQARSQIEQGYDDVLALVGDAPLIKSEVLDDLRKELANGADVVVAGFEAEDPFGYGRMIVKNGKLIAIHEEKEATDTEREITFCNGGLIGINGKIALELLDEIGNDNAKGEYYLTDIVDVCQRTDRTAVATSAPECDLMGCNTRSELAEIEAEWQLRKREELMISGVSMIDPSTVYLSYDTEIEPDVLIEPNVWIGPDVKVETGTTIHAFSHIEGARIGKNASIGPFARLRPGANLSERVKVGNFCEVKKANVGVGSKINHLTYIGDAIIGSNSNIGAGTITCNYDGFNKHLTEIGNNSFIGSNSSLIAPVKIGDGAYVGTGTITNKEVPNDALAIARVEQINIEGAGARINEKNRLLKEEKKKKRG
- a CDS encoding SRPBCC domain-containing protein, whose amino-acid sequence is MSDVVIEREFKQAPDIVFAFLTQVENLLKWWGPEGITVPSHDLSLGEIGPWFSEMKGSKGEIFKVSGDVKSVVPPEYIEFTWAWHDDNDARGHESHVRFEVTPSPNGGSTFKVIHTNLADDESAKNHMGGWTSSINRLENALG